A genomic segment from Psychrobacter arcticus 273-4 encodes:
- a CDS encoding IS982 family transposase: MPIDEFIINIYLMVEQYYKIVVTEPLRGAGYAPKLSDPEIICMELVGEFLNLDQDKQIWQYFTQHWQAWFPAIGSYPNFAKHCANLWQVKQRIQDNVSQLEGRDNIHFMDGFPIPVCHYGRAYRHKNYQDLAAFSYCAAKQERYYGFEGHLLVNLSGMIKGFTFAPANVDERAVAPDITDNIYGLLGADKGYISPSLTQYYDAQGVDLQTPLRANMKEDRPKPVVKRLMKARRIVETVIGQLSERFNIQRVRARDLWHLSHRLIRKILSHNLCFVLNKKLGNPPLQFELLISS; encoded by the coding sequence ATGCCCATAGACGAATTTATCATCAATATCTATTTAATGGTAGAGCAATATTACAAAATAGTCGTTACTGAACCCTTGCGAGGTGCAGGTTACGCGCCAAAGCTGAGTGATCCTGAGATCATTTGCATGGAACTGGTCGGTGAATTTTTAAACCTTGATCAAGACAAACAGATTTGGCAATATTTTACCCAGCACTGGCAAGCCTGGTTTCCAGCCATAGGCTCATATCCTAACTTCGCAAAGCATTGCGCGAATCTGTGGCAAGTCAAACAGCGGATACAAGATAACGTCAGTCAACTTGAGGGCCGTGACAACATCCATTTTATGGATGGTTTTCCGATACCCGTCTGTCATTATGGACGCGCTTATCGGCATAAAAACTATCAAGACTTAGCGGCTTTTAGCTACTGTGCGGCTAAGCAAGAGAGGTACTATGGCTTTGAAGGACATTTGCTTGTTAACTTATCGGGCATGATTAAAGGCTTTACCTTTGCTCCTGCCAATGTTGATGAAAGAGCGGTTGCGCCTGATATTACTGACAATATCTATGGTTTGCTCGGCGCTGATAAAGGGTATATCAGCCCTAGTCTCACTCAGTACTACGACGCTCAAGGAGTGGATTTACAAACGCCACTCAGAGCTAACATGAAAGAGGATAGACCCAAACCTGTGGTAAAACGGCTAATGAAAGCCCGCCGTATCGTTGAAACAGTCATTGGTCAGCTATCAGAACGATTTAATATACAAAGGGTACGAGCAAGAGATTTATGGCATTTGTCTCATCGATTGATTCGTAAAATTCTGTCACATAATCTATGCTTTGTACTCAACAAAAAACTTGGTAACCCGCCACTTCAGTTTGAATTGCTTATTTCAAGTTGA